The proteins below come from a single Mycolicibacterium sp. TY81 genomic window:
- a CDS encoding helicase-related protein has product MFDDITGFEPAEVLQDAYGARPKQNFVAEAWETLRDDWLPHDKESRDRVVDEIRAIRHEDGQLKTRKDQMAYLRGLSNAKNLRAVVLQAFIDRGEIELEPLGREPDLPADVKPRPPVVKLKPPAPPTGDDVQTAAVDKPQDLNVAPGSIVVIRDEEWLVTSAEQGADGWLVRVRGLSELVAETTAAFYSSLDTIEVQDPKKAKVVPDGSSGYRDSRLWLEALIRKTPVPYGDQNLTVSTHMLADALAYQQAAVTKALDPQHIRPRILIADAVGLGKTLEIGMILSELVRRGRGERILIVTPKHVLEQMQHELWCRFALPFVRLDSTGIQKVRQKLPATRNPFTYFKRAIISIDTLKSPRYKAHLERQQWDAVVIDESHNLTNAGTQNNELARVLAPNTEALILASATPHNGKEESFAELLRLLDPTVVHADGTFTKEDVESLLIRRHRHSPDVAAEVGSDWAERAEPVHLLVKPSAGEDAVAAELSQTWLHPATGSSPYSGETKALFPWTLAKAFLSSPAALAESIKQRRAKLDENVPAQRAELKALNVLDELNSAALGEQAGKFAALVKRLKQIGVGKGSETRAVVFAERIATLSWLRKNLPVALGLKAENIAVLHGGLSDVEQQEIVDNFKLETSIIRVLVTGDVASEGVNLHAQCHHLIHYDIPWSLIRIEQRNGRIDRYGQKHPPVISSLILEPSDPEFSGDLRVLSRLLERENQAHETLGDVASLMGKHSVTEEENAIRDVLAKGADLDDAVRTADEVAAGEDLDAFFAEFDAAEATATPLPASPRQSLYPDDLTFLDEALHAAFHDKPHAKPEQGGIGWTVSAPHGIAELSPPRDLRQRLGQLPQNYLHHGRVLERLKLATNPTVGTAQLRIAREGKGVNNTTWPEAHFLGPLHPVLDWASDRALTALGRNQVFAIRGDVDAPTVLLMGTLSNKRGQLISRVFSTAEFPNPANPGFCMVEALEDIGFLTTQTGLKPGASNPGPIADADRYQALIPVAVEHASREMRRILDVQEQVTTERLAQWHQRAQRWHVDAQQLELFGAQRSKVGKLGQRINEEQRLADLLAPTQQLVRPLLVIVPTAIPVAGKEL; this is encoded by the coding sequence CTGTTCGACGACATCACCGGATTCGAGCCAGCTGAGGTTCTGCAGGACGCGTACGGTGCGCGCCCGAAACAGAACTTCGTGGCTGAAGCGTGGGAAACGCTGCGCGATGATTGGCTGCCTCACGACAAAGAATCGCGTGACCGCGTGGTCGACGAAATCCGTGCAATCCGCCACGAGGATGGTCAGCTGAAAACCCGCAAAGACCAAATGGCCTATCTGCGGGGGCTGAGCAACGCCAAGAATCTGCGCGCCGTCGTCCTGCAGGCGTTCATCGACCGCGGCGAGATAGAACTCGAACCGCTTGGGCGTGAACCCGATCTGCCCGCCGACGTGAAACCCCGACCGCCGGTCGTAAAACTGAAACCCCCAGCACCACCGACCGGAGATGACGTGCAGACCGCCGCAGTAGACAAACCACAAGACCTCAACGTCGCCCCCGGCTCAATCGTGGTCATCCGCGATGAGGAGTGGCTGGTCACCTCGGCCGAGCAGGGGGCGGACGGCTGGCTGGTCCGAGTACGTGGACTCTCCGAGTTGGTGGCCGAGACCACCGCCGCGTTCTACTCAAGTCTCGACACGATCGAAGTGCAAGATCCGAAGAAAGCCAAAGTGGTCCCCGATGGCTCGTCGGGGTACCGCGACTCCCGCCTCTGGCTCGAAGCACTGATCAGGAAGACGCCCGTTCCCTACGGGGACCAAAACCTGACCGTCTCGACGCACATGCTCGCCGATGCGCTGGCCTACCAACAGGCGGCGGTGACGAAGGCGCTCGACCCGCAGCACATCCGCCCCCGTATCTTGATCGCCGACGCCGTCGGTCTGGGCAAGACGCTGGAGATCGGCATGATCCTGTCCGAGCTGGTGCGACGGGGCCGCGGCGAACGCATCCTGATCGTCACGCCCAAGCACGTCCTGGAACAGATGCAACACGAACTGTGGTGTCGCTTCGCGCTGCCGTTCGTCCGTCTCGACTCGACCGGCATCCAGAAGGTCCGCCAGAAGCTGCCCGCCACCCGCAACCCGTTCACCTACTTCAAGCGGGCCATCATCTCCATCGACACGCTCAAGAGCCCCCGCTACAAGGCCCACCTGGAACGCCAGCAGTGGGACGCCGTGGTGATCGACGAATCCCACAACCTCACGAACGCCGGCACCCAGAACAACGAACTGGCCCGCGTCCTGGCCCCGAACACCGAGGCGTTGATCCTGGCGTCGGCCACGCCGCACAACGGCAAGGAGGAATCCTTCGCCGAACTGCTGCGGCTGCTGGACCCGACGGTGGTGCACGCCGACGGCACCTTCACCAAAGAAGACGTCGAGTCACTGCTCATCCGTCGACACCGGCACAGCCCGGACGTCGCCGCCGAGGTCGGCAGCGACTGGGCCGAACGTGCCGAGCCCGTGCACCTGCTGGTCAAGCCGTCCGCCGGAGAAGACGCGGTCGCCGCCGAACTGTCGCAGACCTGGCTGCACCCCGCCACCGGCAGCTCGCCCTACTCCGGCGAAACCAAGGCGTTGTTCCCGTGGACCCTGGCCAAGGCGTTCCTGTCCTCGCCCGCCGCACTGGCCGAGTCGATCAAACAGCGCCGCGCCAAGCTCGATGAGAACGTGCCCGCGCAGCGGGCCGAACTCAAGGCTCTCAACGTCCTCGACGAACTCAACTCCGCCGCGCTGGGCGAGCAGGCCGGCAAGTTCGCCGCATTGGTCAAGCGCCTCAAGCAGATCGGCGTGGGCAAGGGATCCGAGACGCGGGCGGTCGTATTCGCCGAACGCATCGCCACGCTGAGCTGGCTGCGGAAAAACCTGCCTGTGGCACTAGGTCTGAAAGCCGAGAACATCGCTGTGCTGCACGGCGGACTCTCCGACGTCGAGCAGCAGGAGATCGTCGACAACTTCAAGCTGGAAACCTCAATCATCCGGGTGCTCGTGACCGGCGACGTCGCCTCCGAAGGGGTGAACCTGCACGCGCAGTGCCACCATCTGATCCATTACGACATTCCGTGGAGCCTGATCCGGATCGAGCAGCGCAACGGCCGCATCGACCGCTACGGGCAGAAGCACCCGCCGGTGATCTCCTCGCTGATCCTCGAACCCTCCGACCCCGAGTTCTCCGGCGACCTGCGGGTGCTGTCACGGCTGCTGGAACGGGAGAACCAGGCCCACGAAACGCTCGGCGACGTGGCCTCCCTGATGGGCAAGCACAGCGTCACCGAGGAGGAGAACGCGATCCGCGATGTGCTCGCCAAGGGCGCCGATCTTGACGACGCGGTCCGTACCGCGGACGAGGTCGCTGCAGGGGAGGACTTGGACGCGTTCTTCGCCGAGTTCGACGCGGCCGAGGCGACCGCGACGCCGCTGCCGGCCTCGCCACGCCAAAGCCTCTATCCCGACGACCTGACCTTCCTCGACGAGGCGCTGCACGCCGCCTTCCACGACAAACCGCACGCCAAACCGGAGCAGGGCGGCATCGGCTGGACCGTCAGCGCCCCGCACGGCATCGCCGAGCTGTCCCCGCCCCGCGACCTTCGACAACGGCTGGGACAGCTGCCGCAGAACTACCTGCACCACGGCCGAGTGTTGGAGCGCCTCAAGCTCGCCACCAACCCGACGGTGGGCACCGCCCAACTGCGCATCGCGCGAGAGGGCAAGGGCGTCAACAACACCACGTGGCCGGAGGCCCACTTCCTCGGCCCGCTGCACCCTGTGCTGGACTGGGCCAGTGACCGCGCGTTGACGGCGCTGGGCCGCAACCAGGTGTTCGCGATCCGCGGTGACGTGGACGCCCCCACCGTGCTGCTCATGGGGACACTGAGCAACAAACGAGGACAACTGATCTCGCGAGTGTTCTCCACCGCCGAGTTCCCGAACCCGGCCAACCCCGGTTTCTGCATGGTGGAGGCTCTCGAGGACATCGGTTTCCTCACCACACAGACCGGGCTGAAGCCCGGCGCCTCCAACCCGGGACCGATCGCCGACGCCGATCGCTACCAGGCGCTGATCCCGGTCGCGGTCGAGCACGCCAGCCGCGAGATGCGTCGGATACTTGACGTGCAGGAACAGGTCACCACCGAACGCCTGGCGCAGTGGCATCAGCGGGCCCAGCGCTGGCACGTCGATGCACAACAACTCGAACTGTTCGGAGCGCAGCGCTCAAAAGTGGGCAAGCTCGGGCAGCGCATCAACGAGGAACAGCGCCTCGCCGACCTGTTGGCCCCCACCCAGCAGCTGGTCCGCCCGCTGCTGGTCATCGTGCCGACCGCAATCCCCGTTGCCGGAAAGGAACTCTGA
- the drmB gene encoding DUF1998 domain-containing protein: MADTAEHAGCGRRKHALPNTRKEGASMNTPKARRSQLLSTYGVGGLFPSESTSFMIAGLHEWNVDKAEHIAEPRLARALGVAELKAPPAGGKRDVPVIRYPYTQVCPKCRRIGALSQLSKDKNEAKCKVDNVDLSPFRLMGACRNGHVSEFPVFRWLHKGQQEQSVGDEHVMRLNVLGRTSSLGDLVLTCTCGVESRSLEGAIGSGSLNDFGKCSGLRPWLGLETTEECDQYPRAVQRGASNVWFPAVRSSISIPPYSEALARFVNKHWEMVKDPAAAIPPVLAGLAAMSKGRFTADQINGEIERRRGEEENDEEISEAKLRADEYKALVEGRDDEGIDSDFVCLRRDVPDGFESLISDVRKVTRLREVRALQGFTRLDGAPDPSGPAQKLCALAPTHLHWLPAIEVIGEGVFLAFRREALEEWAGGDFAQKRLRALQKAADRAALDYGRPQAPVDIIKVAIHTLSHIIIDQLSLDAGYPAAALRERLFVNDKVAGLLVYTASSDSAGSLGGVASMAETEHLGAALREGLQRLSWCSSDPVCIESAGSGADGLNLAACHACVLAPETSCEMNNSFLDRALLFGTHDEGCEDAGLFSELVEKAR, translated from the coding sequence GTGGCCGACACCGCAGAGCATGCGGGATGTGGACGCCGAAAGCACGCTCTACCAAATACCCGCAAGGAAGGTGCCTCGATGAACACCCCAAAAGCTCGGCGTAGCCAGTTGCTGAGCACCTACGGCGTGGGAGGGCTGTTCCCCTCTGAGTCAACCAGTTTCATGATTGCCGGTCTCCACGAGTGGAACGTCGACAAGGCCGAACACATCGCCGAGCCGCGCCTGGCCAGGGCGCTCGGCGTGGCGGAGCTCAAGGCACCGCCGGCCGGCGGCAAGCGCGATGTGCCGGTTATCCGCTACCCATACACGCAGGTGTGTCCCAAATGCCGGCGCATCGGCGCGCTCTCACAGCTGTCCAAGGACAAGAACGAGGCCAAGTGCAAGGTCGACAACGTCGACCTCAGCCCGTTTCGGTTGATGGGCGCCTGCCGGAACGGTCATGTGAGCGAGTTTCCGGTATTCCGGTGGCTGCACAAGGGGCAGCAGGAACAGAGCGTCGGCGATGAGCACGTAATGAGGCTCAACGTGCTCGGACGGACGTCTTCTCTCGGTGACCTGGTATTGACGTGCACCTGCGGCGTAGAGAGCCGCAGCCTCGAAGGGGCAATCGGTTCAGGATCACTCAATGACTTCGGCAAGTGCAGTGGGCTGCGGCCTTGGCTCGGACTCGAAACGACCGAAGAGTGCGACCAATACCCACGCGCAGTCCAACGCGGTGCCTCGAATGTCTGGTTCCCAGCCGTGCGGTCCTCGATTTCCATACCCCCGTACTCGGAAGCCCTCGCGAGGTTCGTAAACAAACACTGGGAGATGGTCAAGGACCCAGCCGCGGCGATCCCGCCCGTGCTGGCCGGTCTGGCTGCGATGTCCAAGGGGCGCTTCACCGCTGACCAGATCAACGGTGAGATCGAACGCCGTCGCGGTGAGGAAGAAAACGACGAAGAGATCTCAGAGGCCAAACTCCGCGCCGACGAGTACAAGGCGTTGGTCGAGGGACGTGACGACGAAGGAATCGACTCGGACTTCGTATGCCTCCGCCGCGACGTTCCTGACGGCTTCGAATCCTTGATTTCTGACGTGCGGAAGGTGACCAGGCTCCGCGAAGTGCGTGCGTTGCAGGGGTTTACCCGTCTCGATGGTGCGCCCGATCCATCCGGGCCAGCGCAGAAGCTGTGCGCACTCGCCCCCACGCACCTGCACTGGTTGCCTGCGATCGAAGTGATCGGTGAGGGTGTGTTCCTCGCGTTCCGGCGCGAAGCACTCGAGGAGTGGGCCGGCGGTGACTTCGCGCAGAAGCGACTGCGGGCGCTGCAGAAGGCAGCCGACCGGGCAGCGTTGGATTACGGCCGTCCCCAGGCGCCTGTCGACATCATCAAGGTGGCGATCCACACGCTGTCGCACATCATCATCGACCAGTTGTCCCTCGACGCCGGCTACCCGGCGGCGGCGCTCCGCGAGCGGCTGTTCGTGAACGACAAGGTGGCCGGGCTGCTGGTCTATACGGCAAGCTCGGACTCGGCGGGAAGCCTGGGTGGGGTCGCCTCTATGGCGGAGACCGAGCACCTTGGGGCGGCACTCCGCGAAGGGCTGCAACGTCTTTCGTGGTGTTCATCCGACCCGGTGTGTATCGAATCGGCGGGATCAGGTGCCGACGGACTGAATCTCGCGGCCTGCCATGCATGCGTCCTCGCGCCGGAGACGTCATGCGAGATGAACAACTCGTTCTTGGACCGGGCGCTGTTGTTCGGCACCCACGACGAGGGTTGCGAGGACGCGGGGTTGTTCAGTGAGCTCGTGGAGAAGGCACGGTGA
- a CDS encoding helicase-related protein — protein sequence MANLAEQYGFRDEIVEELIKDLVGPAEGPDEVITDLPLDRYIAGVLWPADDQLQEAAEPDSGEAEENDSEDSPISQALMRYPTSMGITFSVDLEKATSVQIAITAAKYVPSGIKSNGDSSDQRSSRRNQKAKPDSWVRNQQVVDAIDWDVTTPGAKKVDVVPGLQLYVYTRVPTNGRVAVSVALRNTQVPPKGELRDGFAWFQVGVEVRSTEHAIVDRTSYGVLGNDSDLRSAALLYRNARVFAIGHGCAATWDREGTSTHVGRVASTFVPRQEVWRAKPGGVSGDVDLRMSFLANATDEELAANLGRLVTEYRDWIDGLSESVQIGEADVEDGLKRVAEEHVVRVRRAAERMQNGIDLIVTDPVAGRAFRLANAAMQMQRARQDWVRGGAVGAVGDGAKQGWRPFQIAYILLNLPGLADADHEDRNIADLLWFPTGGGKTEAYLGLVAFTIIHRRLKDPDALGVAVIMRYTLRLLTIQQFERATMLLCSLERLRQRENDLGDRPFSIGLWVGQGATPNTLVEARKSLRDIADGKELNEKNPVQLTQCPWCGQDLNENHYSVSKGPEERLKIACGNSSCDFRDGLPAYLVDQDIYRIRPELVLGTVDKFAQMAWNEKVRNLFARDGIGTPPSLIIQDELHLISGPLGSIVGLYEAAIDAACGRLTSEGLIKGRPKVIASTATIRRADRQILAVFNRRAEQFPPPGIDPDQSFFAEPASRDEEGTREYVGVMAPGTSHATLMVRVYAAILQAAHDLSGSPETRDPYWTLLGYFNSLRVLGSANLQVEGDVRDRLQLVARRKQASPRDLRPPVELTSRVPSAEIPRTLKSLEKDVSSGWANDVVLATNMISVGVDIDRLGLMAVMGQPQSSAEYIQATSRVGRRYPGLVVTIFNAARSRDRSHYENFVPYHQALYRAVEATSATPFAARARDRALHGVLVSLTRLMVDDLAGDETAHKAADRYDEMTQMVELLGQRAKAVAREEAEDTANQLGELLKVWVDAAESRPDMQYRNSRDHDDSLLVPSDVALTDDDIEYSTRETPWPTPQSMRDVDAESTLYQIPARKVPR from the coding sequence GCCCGACAGTGGTGAGGCCGAGGAGAACGACTCCGAGGACAGTCCGATCTCGCAGGCCCTGATGCGTTACCCGACATCGATGGGGATTACGTTCTCCGTTGATCTGGAGAAGGCCACGTCGGTTCAAATCGCAATCACGGCAGCGAAATATGTTCCGTCAGGTATCAAGAGCAACGGCGATTCATCGGATCAGCGTTCGAGTCGGCGGAATCAGAAGGCGAAGCCGGACTCCTGGGTTCGCAACCAACAGGTCGTCGATGCGATCGACTGGGACGTCACGACGCCAGGGGCGAAGAAGGTCGATGTCGTGCCGGGCCTTCAGTTGTACGTGTACACACGTGTTCCGACGAACGGCCGAGTGGCTGTGTCGGTCGCGTTGCGCAATACGCAGGTGCCCCCCAAAGGAGAACTCCGCGACGGATTCGCCTGGTTTCAGGTCGGGGTGGAAGTGCGGTCGACCGAGCATGCCATCGTGGACCGGACTTCGTACGGTGTGCTGGGTAACGACTCTGACTTGCGTTCGGCTGCATTGCTTTACCGCAACGCGCGAGTCTTCGCGATCGGTCACGGCTGTGCCGCGACATGGGACCGGGAAGGCACTTCGACCCATGTCGGACGGGTGGCTTCGACGTTCGTCCCTCGGCAGGAAGTTTGGCGGGCGAAACCCGGTGGTGTCAGCGGTGATGTTGACCTTCGAATGTCGTTCCTGGCCAACGCCACCGATGAGGAGCTGGCGGCGAACCTTGGTCGACTCGTCACCGAGTATCGCGATTGGATCGACGGGCTGAGTGAGAGTGTTCAGATCGGCGAGGCGGACGTCGAGGATGGGCTCAAGCGTGTTGCCGAGGAACATGTCGTCCGTGTCCGGCGTGCGGCCGAACGCATGCAGAACGGTATCGACCTGATCGTCACCGATCCCGTTGCAGGACGCGCGTTTCGGCTCGCGAATGCTGCTATGCAGATGCAGCGTGCCCGCCAGGACTGGGTGCGTGGCGGTGCAGTCGGAGCGGTGGGCGACGGCGCCAAGCAAGGCTGGAGGCCATTTCAGATCGCCTATATTCTGTTGAACCTCCCGGGCCTCGCGGATGCAGATCATGAAGACCGCAACATCGCCGATCTTTTGTGGTTCCCGACCGGTGGTGGCAAGACGGAGGCCTACCTCGGACTGGTCGCCTTCACGATCATTCACCGCAGGCTCAAGGATCCCGACGCCCTCGGCGTGGCAGTGATCATGCGTTACACCCTGCGCCTGTTGACCATTCAGCAATTCGAACGCGCAACCATGCTGCTCTGTTCGCTCGAGCGATTACGGCAGCGCGAGAACGACCTCGGGGACCGTCCATTCTCGATCGGTCTCTGGGTCGGCCAAGGTGCCACGCCAAATACGTTGGTCGAGGCGCGGAAGTCGCTCAGGGACATCGCAGACGGCAAGGAGCTCAACGAGAAGAACCCGGTACAACTCACTCAGTGCCCCTGGTGCGGACAAGACCTGAACGAAAACCACTATTCCGTGTCGAAGGGTCCAGAAGAGAGGCTCAAAATCGCATGTGGGAACAGTTCATGTGACTTCCGCGACGGTCTGCCGGCGTACTTGGTGGACCAGGACATCTACCGGATCCGTCCCGAGCTGGTCCTGGGGACCGTCGACAAGTTTGCGCAGATGGCGTGGAACGAGAAGGTGCGAAACCTGTTCGCGCGAGATGGAATTGGAACACCACCGTCGCTGATCATCCAGGACGAACTGCACCTGATCTCCGGACCACTCGGCTCGATCGTCGGGTTGTACGAAGCCGCCATCGATGCCGCCTGCGGACGACTGACCTCTGAGGGTCTGATAAAGGGCAGGCCGAAGGTCATCGCCTCGACAGCGACCATTCGTCGTGCCGATCGTCAGATCCTGGCGGTGTTCAACCGCCGCGCCGAGCAATTCCCGCCTCCTGGCATCGATCCCGATCAGTCGTTCTTCGCAGAACCTGCCTCGCGCGACGAAGAGGGCACGCGCGAGTACGTCGGGGTGATGGCGCCGGGAACCAGCCATGCCACGCTCATGGTTCGGGTCTACGCCGCGATACTGCAGGCCGCCCACGATCTATCCGGGAGCCCCGAGACCAGGGATCCGTACTGGACGCTTCTGGGGTACTTCAACAGCCTCCGGGTGCTCGGCAGTGCGAATCTTCAAGTGGAAGGCGACGTCCGAGACCGACTCCAACTCGTCGCCCGCCGCAAACAGGCTTCGCCGCGCGACCTCAGGCCACCGGTCGAACTGACCAGCCGCGTTCCGTCCGCGGAGATTCCGCGCACGCTCAAGAGTCTCGAGAAGGATGTCTCCTCGGGCTGGGCGAATGATGTGGTCCTGGCCACCAACATGATCTCGGTCGGCGTCGACATCGACAGGCTCGGGCTGATGGCGGTGATGGGTCAACCCCAGTCGAGCGCCGAGTACATCCAGGCCACCAGCCGCGTCGGACGTCGGTACCCCGGTTTGGTTGTCACCATATTCAACGCTGCCCGTTCACGTGACAGGTCGCATTACGAGAACTTCGTCCCGTATCACCAGGCGCTTTACCGTGCCGTCGAAGCGACAAGTGCGACACCGTTCGCCGCTCGCGCACGTGATCGTGCACTGCACGGCGTCCTCGTGTCCCTCACCCGACTCATGGTGGACGATCTGGCAGGTGATGAGACTGCGCATAAGGCCGCTGATCGATACGACGAGATGACGCAAATGGTCGAGCTGCTGGGACAACGTGCAAAAGCGGTAGCACGCGAGGAAGCCGAGGACACCGCCAACCAACTCGGTGAGTTGCTCAAGGTATGGGTGGATGCCGCCGAATCCCGGCCGGATATGCAGTACAGGAACAGCCGCGATCATGACGATTCACTACTCGTACCCTCCGATGTGGCGTTGACGGATGACGACATCGAATACTCCACCCGTGAGACGCCGTGGCCGACACCGCAGAGCATGCGGGATGTGGACGCCGAAAGCACGCTCTACCAAATACCCGCAAGGAAGGTGCCTCGATGA